The Bacteroidota bacterium DNA window AGAAAACTCAGTGTGCCAAAAATGAAATTAAGTAATGTGGTTTTATTTTTCATACTCGATTAACTGTAATTTTAATTATTTTCCGAAGAGGTTTATTGAAATTTTAACACTAAGATCACTAAGTTTTTAGCACAAGAACACAAGTGATACTTTTTTTCATAAGTGATCTTGTGACGAATTTTAGTGATCTAAGTGTTTTATTTTTATTTATTGGTTACTAAAGTAACTCTTGAATCCTATCCCTCCAAATTAAAATAATCACCCCCGACATAGCTATTGTAACTCCCAGTAACGACTGAAAGGTGATCTTTTCCTTGGTTAATATTCTTGCAACGAATAAAGCGAAGGCTGGGACCAATGAAAAAATAGTTTGTGCAATTGAAGGTTCAATCAATGAAACTGTAAATAGGGATAGAGATACCCCTAATGTCGGTCCGAAAATCGTTCCGGCAATTGCAAACTTGATCCCACCATCTTTATTTTCAAAGAGTGGTTTCATCACTGTTTTTATTTTCCCACGAAAAATCGTGAGGAGATATAAGGAGGATGTTGCAATTGTCAGCCTGATAAATGTTGCGTGAAAAGGGTTGATAGTAATAGCCAGTTCTTTTTCCATCAACATTCCTTTTTTTGCCAGAACTAATCCGGCACCCTGACAAAAGGCTGAGAGAATTCCTGCAATTACTCCTATTGTTATTTTTGATTGCTGATGAGTTGGAATTTTATCTCTTTCTTTTTTACCCAGACTGATAAAATTTACTCCGATGATCGTTATAAAAATTCCGATTATGCCAATGTATGAAAGTGATTCGTCGAGCAAGATCCAGGCCAGACAAAGTGCAGCAGCAGGAGCAAAGGTTGTCAGGACGCTTCCTAGCCTGGCACCTAAAACAGAGTACGCTTCGAAGGCAAAATAAT harbors:
- a CDS encoding DMT family transporter, which translates into the protein MLNPGIFFGLLTTLSWSFCIFPFTQAARRLGSNSLNHFRLLLALCFITIISFAVDSKAFSEIFSSEYTQAWLWLGLSGIVGLTIGDYFAFEAYSVLGARLGSVLTTFAPAAALCLAWILLDESLSYIGIIGIFITIIGVNFISLGKKERDKIPTHQQSKITIGVIAGILSAFCQGAGLVLAKKGMLMEKELAITINPFHATFIRLTIATSSLYLLTIFRGKIKTVMKPLFENKDGGIKFAIAGTIFGPTLGVSLSLFTVSLIEPSIAQTIFSLVPAFALFVARILTKEKITFQSLLGVTIAMSGVIILIWRDRIQELL